From a single Anaerolineales bacterium genomic region:
- a CDS encoding rhodanese-like domain-containing protein, whose product MYKKFQVVFALFLALSLIMSACGSPAPAEPVVVEEQQPETAPEVIVEEEPVVETGPDALALFTDLAANLPADKGYGSVGAAVLNTELVEKDIFLLDVREAAELEKDGYIDGTVNIPVRDVLNNLDKLPGLDDTIVVLCASGHRGGMVMAALRLLGYTDVRNLGGGLNAWKKAELPVVTGSMPQAPEAISTPIVDDQPLYEMLNGFFVNMPEGFYAINAAKLSEELTGSDLPFIVDVRSQGEWDKDGYIEGSINLPFSDFFANVDQLPADKDARIVILCASGHRGGMVMMALRLMGYTDVVNLGGGLNGWKAAGMPVVGVVDWSATFAYFITNLPAEQKFYSVAAADLNQMLVENPPFIVDVRQASEIETNGYIEGAIHIEIRELMKNLDKLPGKDEKIVIMCASGHRGGYAMVALRMLGYTEVFNLNGGMNAWKKAEFGVVEGMPEAAESISTPDVDATRLAYFDNYLSNLDSAAGFGSVKNDVLNTELAEGKEIFLLDIRRQAEWDDVGHIDGAVLVPLNDVPANLDQLPAEKDAIIVVICASGHRGTVVQMYLQSLGYTNVRNLNGGMGGWIGAELPVVK is encoded by the coding sequence ATGTATAAAAAGTTTCAAGTAGTGTTTGCCCTGTTCCTTGCGCTCAGCCTGATCATGAGCGCGTGCGGTTCGCCTGCACCGGCCGAGCCGGTGGTAGTGGAAGAACAGCAACCGGAGACCGCCCCCGAAGTTATCGTGGAAGAAGAACCCGTTGTCGAGACCGGACCGGATGCGCTGGCACTGTTCACCGACCTCGCCGCCAACCTGCCCGCCGACAAAGGTTACGGCTCGGTCGGCGCTGCCGTACTCAATACCGAGCTTGTCGAGAAGGATATCTTCCTGCTGGATGTGCGCGAAGCCGCCGAATTGGAAAAAGACGGCTATATTGACGGAACTGTGAATATCCCCGTCCGCGACGTGCTCAACAACCTGGACAAACTCCCCGGTTTGGATGACACCATCGTCGTCCTGTGCGCCTCCGGTCATCGCGGCGGCATGGTCATGGCAGCCCTGAGGCTTTTGGGCTACACCGACGTCCGCAACCTGGGCGGCGGTCTCAATGCGTGGAAGAAAGCCGAACTCCCGGTCGTGACCGGCTCCATGCCCCAGGCGCCTGAAGCCATCAGCACTCCCATTGTTGACGACCAACCTCTCTATGAGATGCTCAATGGATTCTTTGTCAACATGCCGGAAGGCTTCTACGCCATCAACGCTGCCAAATTGTCCGAAGAACTGACCGGTTCCGACCTGCCCTTCATCGTGGATGTCCGCAGTCAGGGTGAATGGGACAAGGACGGCTACATCGAAGGTTCCATCAACCTGCCGTTCAGCGATTTCTTTGCCAACGTGGACCAACTCCCGGCGGATAAAGATGCCCGCATTGTCATCCTGTGCGCCTCCGGTCATCGCGGCGGCATGGTCATGATGGCTCTGCGCCTGATGGGCTATACCGATGTCGTCAACCTGGGCGGCGGACTCAACGGTTGGAAAGCCGCCGGCATGCCTGTTGTCGGTGTAGTTGACTGGTCCGCCACTTTCGCCTATTTCATCACCAACCTGCCCGCCGAGCAGAAGTTCTACTCGGTGGCAGCCGCCGACCTGAACCAGATGCTGGTGGAAAATCCGCCCTTCATCGTGGATGTCCGTCAAGCCTCTGAAATTGAAACTAATGGTTACATCGAAGGCGCGATCCATATCGAGATCCGCGAGTTGATGAAGAACCTCGACAAACTGCCCGGCAAAGATGAGAAGATCGTGATCATGTGCGCCTCCGGTCATCGCGGCGGCTACGCCATGGTCGCCCTGCGCATGCTGGGTTACACGGAAGTCTTCAACCTGAACGGCGGCATGAACGCCTGGAAGAAAGCCGAATTCGGAGTGGTGGAAGGCATGCCCGAAGCGGCTGAATCCATCAGCACGCCGGATGTGGATGCCACCCGCCTTGCCTACTTCGACAATTATTTGAGCAATCTTGATTCGGCTGCCGGCTTCGGTTCGGTCAAAAATGATGTGCTGAACACCGAATTGGCGGAAGGCAAGGAAATCTTCCTGCTCGACATTCGCCGCCAGGCGGAATGGGATGATGTCGGTCATATCGACGGCGCGGTGTTGGTTCCGCTCAATGACGTTCCCGCCAACCTGGACCAACTGCCCGCCGAGAAGGACGCCATCATCGTTGTGATCTGCGCGAGCGGTCATCGCGGTACGGTGGTCCAGATGTATCTGCAATCCCTTGGATACACCAATGTCCGCAATCTGAACGGGGGGATGGGCGGCTGGATCGGGGCTGAACTGCCGGTCGTCAAGTAA
- a CDS encoding FeoA family protein, whose amino-acid sequence MAESIQLHLLRPGQRGTILKVNGAGALRRRFVEMGIVKGETILIERDAPLGDPVAYFIKGYHLALRREEAAHIEVRLHEVVNG is encoded by the coding sequence ATGGCTGAATCAATTCAACTGCATCTGCTGCGACCCGGTCAACGCGGGACGATCTTGAAGGTCAACGGCGCGGGCGCATTGCGCCGCCGCTTTGTGGAAATGGGCATCGTCAAAGGCGAGACCATCTTGATCGAGCGGGACGCTCCGCTGGGCGACCCGGTGGCGTATTTCATCAAGGGCTATCACCTCGCGTTGCGGAGAGAAGAAGCCGCGCATATCGAAGTCCGTTTGCATGAGGTGGTCAATGGCTGA
- a CDS encoding vitamin K epoxide reductase family protein, producing the protein MKKTLAVFSLLILASLLVIPSAHAQTPDAVVRAVFFYSPSCGHCHYVIENTFPPLLEKYGDQLQIVGVDVTQPDGQKLFLAALQKFGLESSGVPFLVVGNIYLIGSADIPERFPALIETHLAQGGIDWPDISGLPEYLGISAPQTQLEPADSTQTATTLPIGDTATWQEKFSRDPVGNSLAVVVLFSMFTAVLWGVGEFRKTTRKKRGVKTAEPISWNWYIPVLSLIGIVVAGYLAYVETAHVTAVCGPVGDCNTVQQSAYARLFGVLPIGVLGLIGYIAIAIAWILARYSKGTLSNWSTVALLAFSAFGTLFSIYLTFLEPFVIGATCAWCITSAILITIIMLLSIRPGKFALRQLKLV; encoded by the coding sequence GTGAAAAAGACCCTTGCAGTATTCAGCCTGTTGATCCTTGCCAGTTTATTGGTCATCCCCTCCGCACACGCGCAGACGCCGGATGCTGTTGTGCGCGCCGTGTTCTTCTACTCTCCAAGCTGCGGGCATTGTCACTACGTCATCGAAAACACCTTTCCCCCGCTCCTTGAAAAATACGGCGACCAGCTCCAGATCGTCGGCGTTGACGTCACCCAGCCCGATGGACAGAAACTGTTCCTCGCGGCACTGCAAAAATTCGGTCTGGAAAGCAGCGGGGTTCCCTTCCTTGTCGTTGGAAACATCTACCTGATCGGCTCTGCCGACATCCCCGAACGATTCCCCGCCCTGATTGAAACCCATCTTGCGCAGGGCGGCATCGACTGGCCCGATATTTCCGGCTTGCCCGAATATTTGGGCATCTCCGCGCCTCAAACGCAGCTCGAACCTGCCGATTCCACCCAGACCGCCACCACCCTTCCAATTGGGGATACGGCAACCTGGCAGGAAAAATTTTCAAGAGACCCCGTTGGAAACTCGCTTGCAGTGGTTGTGCTATTCAGCATGTTTACCGCCGTTCTTTGGGGAGTTGGCGAATTTCGTAAAACCACCAGGAAAAAGAGAGGTGTAAAGACAGCAGAACCCATTTCATGGAATTGGTATATCCCGGTCTTGTCTCTGATCGGGATTGTCGTAGCCGGTTATCTTGCCTATGTGGAAACTGCTCACGTCACTGCCGTCTGCGGACCGGTGGGAGATTGCAACACCGTGCAGCAAAGCGCATATGCCCGCCTGTTCGGCGTCCTGCCCATCGGCGTGCTGGGGCTGATCGGCTACATCGCCATCGCGATTGCGTGGATTCTCGCCCGCTACTCGAAAGGGACTCTGTCGAACTGGTCGACTGTCGCATTGCTCGCTTTCAGCGCGTTCGGCACGCTCTTCTCCATCTACCTGACCTTCCTTGAGCCTTTTGTCATCGGCGCGACTTGCGCGTGGTGCATCACATCCGCGATATTGATCACCATCATCATGCTCCTGTCCATCCGCCCGGGGAAATTCGCGCTGAGACAATTAAAACTGGTATAG
- a CDS encoding metal-dependent transcriptional regulator, with translation MNLKPMSESTEMYLKAIAELDNRDVVAMARLAERLSVTPVSANEMVRRLGEQGLVTHKPYKGVTLTKKGREVASNVLRRQRLWERFLHDHLKIEWAQVYEFACSLEHATAPEVTEALAAFLEHPKTCPRGNPIPAEDGSFEPLDGILLSEAEVGTAVRVLAVNATATEVLKYLQERNILPGRDIEIIEAAPMQGPLTLRVENKEVALGLSLAEFVIVRPTKQQGNHHG, from the coding sequence ATGAATTTGAAACCCATGAGTGAAAGCACGGAAATGTATCTCAAAGCGATCGCGGAGCTGGACAACCGCGATGTGGTGGCGATGGCCCGCCTTGCGGAACGTTTGAGCGTGACGCCTGTTTCCGCGAACGAGATGGTGCGGCGTTTGGGAGAGCAGGGGCTGGTCACGCACAAGCCATATAAAGGCGTGACGTTGACGAAGAAGGGGCGCGAGGTTGCCAGCAATGTGCTGCGCAGGCAGAGATTGTGGGAGCGTTTTTTACACGACCATTTGAAGATCGAGTGGGCGCAGGTGTATGAATTTGCGTGCTCGCTGGAACATGCGACCGCGCCGGAGGTGACCGAGGCGCTGGCTGCATTTTTGGAGCATCCGAAGACCTGCCCGCGCGGGAACCCGATCCCTGCCGAGGATGGCTCGTTCGAGCCGCTGGACGGCATCTTGCTGAGCGAAGCGGAAGTTGGCACGGCGGTGCGCGTGCTGGCGGTCAATGCGACGGCGACAGAGGTGCTGAAATATCTGCAGGAGCGGAATATTCTGCCCGGGCGCGATATTGAAATCATCGAAGCCGCGCCGATGCAGGGTCCGCTGACATTGAGGGTGGAGAATAAGGAAGTGGCATTGGGGCTGTCACTGGCTGAATTTGTGATCGTGAGACCAACGAAACAACAAGGAAACCATCATGGCTGA
- a CDS encoding cytochrome c3 family protein gives MLVDAEKFLQTEHGKLTCIECHGGVNVSVKDSAHTEMTASPSEQPDVYCAECHEAEAAAYPNSLHNTQAGYWTTINTRNGNIPEDHPALEEMFGNHCASCHTSCGECHVSQPKNVGGGLFTGHVFEKTPPMTRSCTACHGSRVGNEFLGKNEGFPGDVHFREARMNCVKCHTGEAIHGTADASLMPDHRLSGAEDPKCTDCHPDAAGGADGVEMHGQHSDDLSCQVCHSISYTSCDGCHVAVSETSGNPFFETQATYATFFIGKNPIQNEERPYKYVPVRHVPIAPTSYEFYGEDLLSNFNALPTWVYATPHNIQRNTPQNASCEACHGNPDIFLTADKVQEAELTANSSVIVQALPAPLDLIFAAIPQPASHANLATTSCVACHAAGIRNAPVFPESHIEYKNESCSGCHKLP, from the coding sequence GTGCTCGTCGATGCTGAAAAATTCCTGCAGACCGAACACGGCAAGTTGACGTGTATCGAGTGCCATGGAGGCGTGAATGTTTCCGTGAAGGACAGCGCGCATACCGAAATGACCGCCAGCCCAAGCGAACAGCCCGATGTGTATTGCGCCGAATGCCATGAAGCGGAAGCGGCTGCGTATCCGAATTCTTTGCACAACACGCAAGCCGGGTATTGGACGACCATCAACACCCGCAACGGGAACATCCCTGAAGACCACCCCGCGCTGGAAGAAATGTTCGGCAATCACTGCGCGTCGTGCCATACATCCTGCGGCGAGTGCCATGTCAGCCAGCCAAAGAACGTGGGCGGCGGCTTGTTCACCGGGCATGTCTTCGAGAAGACCCCGCCGATGACGCGTTCCTGTACGGCTTGTCACGGCAGCCGCGTTGGGAACGAGTTCCTCGGCAAGAATGAAGGCTTCCCCGGCGATGTTCACTTCCGCGAAGCGCGCATGAATTGTGTGAAATGCCATACGGGCGAAGCCATACACGGTACGGCGGATGCATCCCTCATGCCGGACCATCGCTTGAGCGGGGCGGAAGACCCGAAGTGTACCGACTGTCATCCTGATGCGGCAGGCGGCGCGGACGGCGTCGAAATGCACGGACAGCACAGCGATGATCTATCCTGCCAGGTCTGTCACTCGATCAGTTACACAAGCTGCGACGGCTGTCACGTAGCGGTCAGCGAGACGAGCGGAAATCCGTTCTTCGAGACGCAGGCGACCTACGCGACGTTCTTCATTGGGAAGAATCCGATCCAAAACGAAGAGCGTCCCTACAAGTATGTTCCTGTCCGCCATGTGCCGATCGCGCCGACCAGCTATGAATTCTACGGAGAGGACCTGCTGTCGAACTTCAATGCCCTGCCGACATGGGTATATGCCACTCCGCACAACATTCAACGGAATACGCCTCAGAATGCCTCGTGCGAAGCCTGCCACGGCAACCCGGATATTTTCCTGACCGCCGACAAAGTGCAGGAAGCCGAATTGACAGCGAACTCGTCCGTGATCGTGCAAGCCCTGCCGGCTCCGCTGGACCTGATCTTTGCCGCCATTCCGCAACCGGCAAGCCATGCCAACCTTGCCACGACCTCATGTGTCGCCTGTCATGCCGCCGGTATTCGCAATGCGCCCGTGTTCCCTGAAAGTCACATCGAATACAAGAATGAAAGTTGCTCTGGATGTCACAAGCTGCCGTAA
- a CDS encoding LysR family transcriptional regulator has translation MIELSTLRVFLIAAEEKNFSNAAKRLHMSQSAVSQNIQSMEKAYGVELFIRRGRSVELSEAGQSILPMAREVLRAARMLEDGFQGINNHVGGELLIGCSTSAGKYLMPALLSDFQREYPAVHPRVKIMGREGVHDRLLNQSIPMGVSSKYFEHRDLECLPLFDDRIFLIVSSDHPWADYGKATPDDLQDQRMIMPEEISGTSETVLQNLKNFGITPDMLNVTMELGNPEAIEMAVERGVGIAFVSEMVAARGLAFGRIKKVELQGLDLRRTVYIVRNLNYPFTRSQTLFWDFAQSRREQLNTEIWDSLVNFKMMA, from the coding sequence ATGATCGAATTGTCCACTTTGCGGGTCTTTCTCATCGCCGCGGAGGAAAAGAATTTCAGCAATGCGGCGAAACGACTTCACATGTCGCAATCCGCCGTCAGCCAGAATATCCAATCGATGGAGAAGGCATACGGCGTGGAGTTGTTCATCCGCCGCGGACGCTCGGTGGAGTTGAGCGAGGCGGGGCAGTCCATTCTGCCGATGGCGCGGGAGGTGCTGCGCGCCGCCCGCATGCTGGAAGACGGCTTTCAGGGTATCAATAATCACGTGGGCGGCGAATTGTTGATCGGTTGTTCCACATCGGCGGGGAAGTATCTCATGCCCGCGCTGCTCTCCGACTTTCAACGGGAATATCCGGCGGTTCATCCGCGCGTTAAGATAATGGGACGGGAGGGAGTGCATGACCGCCTGTTGAATCAAAGCATTCCCATGGGTGTTTCAAGCAAGTATTTTGAACACCGGGATCTTGAGTGCCTGCCCCTGTTCGATGACCGCATCTTTCTGATCGTTTCGTCCGACCATCCCTGGGCGGATTACGGCAAAGCCACGCCCGATGACCTGCAGGATCAGCGCATGATCATGCCGGAAGAAATATCCGGGACGAGTGAAACGGTGCTGCAAAACTTGAAGAATTTTGGCATTACGCCCGATATGCTGAATGTGACCATGGAACTTGGCAATCCGGAAGCGATCGAAATGGCGGTGGAACGCGGCGTGGGCATCGCCTTCGTCTCTGAAATGGTGGCGGCGCGCGGATTGGCGTTCGGGCGCATCAAGAAGGTCGAACTGCAGGGCTTGGACCTGCGGCGTACGGTCTACATTGTGCGCAACTTGAACTATCCTTTCACACGCTCCCAAACCTTGTTCTGGGATTTCGCCCAATCGCGGCGCGAGCAGTTGAATACGGAGATCTGGGATAGTCTGGTCAATTTTAAGATGATGGCGTAA
- a CDS encoding tetratricopeptide repeat protein: MRRLIPDFIIEKYKSNEMSGSFQAAAIFVDLSGFSRLTDTLARHGQHGAEVLADFMRVIFEPLVNTVYAYGGFVVGYAGDAFNAVFPADQVKDQGVRRCLAALVAIQKHISENPQIKTVYGTFHLSVKSGMGYGETKWQIFNSKDNAHASYWFRGESLNGAVLSEKRSMPGDITLDTASYNILRDVVDIEHAAECHRLTNIRFELPAPASFTQTEVDEAVTEIFFPHTVSRLPSIGEFRQVVNLFIDIPLNITDGALIKPFMETVYALQEKYGGFFLRPDLGDKGFNLLLFWGAPVARERDIEYALNFVLELSRRTQIPLRAGITYRIAYTGFMGAPMREDYTAYGLGVNLAARLMEHASQDEVWLDDEIARRAAEFFNLVSLGEFSFKGFSEPQHVWRLAERKQIEKKIYQGKLIGRENELKTLASFLEPLRKSGYAGVMIVRGEAGVGKSRFVHAFQHSDYFDDFPVNWVVFQTEEMIQQSFHPFKAWLKKRFGVLDGKPDDENWKTFQDRMEELAQATPDEQLSAELMRTASVLAALVNISHPDTLYEILDAKGRYENTFIALSVLFRAESLQKPLILFMEDIHWLDDDTNSFLSYFVRTLIADADREYPIAIITTQRPENDIKVIDTAPMHSIDLGRLASDDLGKLAQEILGAPISNPLKNILSERADGNPFFIEQILRYLMESGMLKTDKRGHYTTDKAASSSLPVDVRAVMIARLDRLSQQVRETVQTASALGREFEVDVLAAMLHRPAELPEHVGQAQRANIWTPLSEIEYIFRHALLRDAAYSMQLVSRQRDLHQLAVSALEEVYQDDLEPHYGELAFHAGKAELRDKALRYLTLAGDLSMSTYLNRQASDYFTRALAFVPADDLLTQFELLIKRAECSHNRGDTASQVDDLARLESLARDLADDGLLARVLTRQAYRSSMTGDYQNAVKYAFQAQELAKAAGDHATLLSLQIVLPDALTHTGKLTEAKRYAEDGLKYARKVNDPHSEAYALTALGLVTLELEGPTAARRHQESALALAQQVRDSNLEAKVLNNLAISVGVSQGDYHAAREYFQLSLAIFNEHGNQRGKGLILANLGWLSGLLGDYLSAMTYYEQALKIARELGQRLEEMYTYVNLSTAAYGQGSAAEALKWAEKARELAVAANDRIAEGWACFNTGYARLLARQYDLAAESFLKSIEIRTEMNAAMLLVESRAGLCEAYLGLDDQAAAGREAEHVFLQMGTDPSFEGAEEPLRIYLSLLTFLEKTKDPRATVVLQNAMELMNGQVSKLRSDDARRMFVEDVPWRRALHARAAV; encoded by the coding sequence ATGCGCAGGCTGATCCCCGATTTTATTATTGAAAAATACAAGTCGAATGAAATGAGCGGGTCATTTCAAGCCGCCGCGATCTTCGTGGATCTTTCCGGTTTCTCAAGGTTGACCGATACGCTCGCCAGGCACGGTCAGCACGGCGCGGAGGTGCTGGCAGATTTCATGCGGGTCATCTTCGAACCGCTCGTCAATACCGTGTACGCGTACGGCGGTTTTGTGGTCGGGTATGCCGGGGATGCGTTCAATGCCGTTTTCCCCGCCGATCAGGTCAAAGATCAGGGAGTGAGGCGCTGTCTTGCGGCATTGGTCGCGATCCAAAAACACATCAGCGAAAATCCGCAGATCAAGACCGTGTACGGGACCTTCCATCTCTCCGTAAAATCAGGCATGGGATATGGCGAGACGAAATGGCAGATATTCAATTCCAAAGACAACGCACATGCCAGTTACTGGTTTCGCGGCGAAAGCCTGAACGGCGCGGTGCTCTCCGAGAAACGCTCGATGCCGGGCGATATCACGCTGGACACCGCATCCTATAACATATTAAGGGATGTGGTGGACATAGAACATGCAGCGGAATGCCACCGCCTCACGAACATCCGCTTTGAGCTGCCTGCGCCCGCTTCGTTCACCCAAACGGAAGTGGATGAAGCCGTCACGGAAATTTTCTTCCCGCACACTGTCTCGCGCCTGCCAAGCATCGGCGAATTCCGGCAAGTCGTCAATCTCTTCATTGACATTCCACTCAATATCACAGATGGCGCGTTGATCAAACCGTTCATGGAAACGGTGTACGCCTTGCAGGAAAAATATGGCGGATTTTTCCTGCGCCCCGACCTCGGCGATAAAGGGTTCAACCTGCTGCTTTTCTGGGGCGCGCCGGTTGCCAGGGAGCGGGACATCGAATACGCCTTGAATTTCGTGCTGGAACTTTCCAGGCGCACCCAGATCCCCTTGCGGGCGGGGATCACCTACCGCATTGCATACACGGGTTTCATGGGCGCACCCATGCGCGAGGACTATACCGCGTACGGCTTGGGCGTGAACCTTGCCGCCCGCCTGATGGAACACGCTTCTCAAGATGAGGTCTGGCTGGATGATGAGATCGCCCGCCGCGCAGCAGAGTTCTTCAATCTCGTTTCTCTGGGTGAATTTTCTTTCAAGGGCTTTTCTGAACCGCAACACGTTTGGCGGCTGGCAGAGCGAAAACAGATCGAAAAAAAGATCTATCAGGGCAAACTGATCGGGCGCGAAAACGAACTTAAAACGCTGGCATCCTTTCTGGAGCCGTTGCGCAAAAGCGGATATGCGGGCGTGATGATCGTGCGCGGTGAAGCAGGCGTAGGGAAGAGCCGCTTTGTACATGCCTTCCAGCACTCCGATTATTTCGATGATTTTCCCGTCAATTGGGTCGTCTTCCAGACCGAGGAGATGATCCAGCAGTCCTTCCATCCGTTCAAGGCGTGGCTCAAAAAACGCTTTGGAGTGCTGGATGGTAAACCCGATGATGAAAATTGGAAGACCTTCCAAGACCGTATGGAGGAACTCGCCCAAGCCACTCCTGACGAACAACTGTCGGCGGAGTTGATGCGCACCGCCTCGGTGCTGGCGGCGCTGGTCAATATCTCTCATCCCGACACGCTATACGAGATTCTGGATGCCAAGGGACGCTACGAAAACACCTTCATCGCGTTGAGCGTCCTGTTCCGCGCGGAAAGCCTGCAAAAGCCATTGATCCTTTTCATGGAGGACATCCACTGGCTGGACGATGATACCAACTCTTTCCTCTCCTATTTCGTACGCACCCTGATCGCCGACGCGGACAGGGAATATCCGATTGCGATCATTACCACACAGCGCCCTGAAAATGACATCAAAGTCATCGATACTGCGCCCATGCACAGCATCGACCTGGGCAGGCTTGCATCGGACGATCTCGGCAAGCTCGCGCAGGAGATTCTCGGCGCGCCGATCTCCAACCCGCTCAAGAATATTCTCAGTGAACGCGCCGACGGCAATCCGTTCTTCATCGAGCAGATCTTGCGTTACCTGATGGAAAGCGGAATGTTGAAGACCGACAAACGCGGTCATTACACTACGGATAAAGCCGCATCCAGCTCCCTGCCTGTGGATGTGCGCGCCGTGATGATCGCCCGTCTCGACCGGCTCTCGCAGCAGGTACGCGAAACCGTCCAAACCGCTTCGGCGCTGGGGCGCGAATTTGAAGTGGACGTGCTCGCCGCCATGCTCCACCGTCCCGCCGAACTGCCCGAACATGTCGGGCAGGCACAGCGCGCGAACATCTGGACGCCGCTCAGCGAGATCGAATACATCTTCCGCCATGCGCTCCTGCGTGACGCCGCCTACTCCATGCAATTGGTCTCCCGCCAGCGCGACCTCCATCAACTGGCGGTTTCCGCCCTCGAGGAAGTCTATCAGGATGACCTTGAGCCGCACTACGGGGAACTGGCGTTCCACGCCGGAAAAGCAGAACTGCGGGACAAAGCGCTTCGTTACCTGACTTTGGCTGGGGACCTGTCCATGAGCACGTATCTCAACCGACAGGCGTCCGACTACTTCACCCGCGCCCTGGCATTCGTCCCAGCCGATGACCTGCTCACGCAATTCGAACTGCTCATCAAACGCGCCGAATGCTCCCACAATCGCGGCGATACCGCTTCACAGGTGGATGATCTCGCCCGGCTGGAATCGCTCGCCCGGGACCTTGCTGACGATGGTCTGCTGGCGCGCGTCCTCACCAGGCAGGCATATCGTTCTTCGATGACGGGGGATTATCAAAACGCCGTGAAATATGCCTTTCAGGCACAGGAACTGGCAAAGGCGGCGGGCGACCATGCAACCCTGCTTTCCCTGCAGATCGTCCTGCCGGATGCGCTCACCCACACCGGCAAATTGACCGAAGCAAAACGGTATGCCGAGGATGGACTGAAGTACGCCCGTAAAGTGAACGATCCGCACAGTGAAGCCTACGCCCTCACCGCCTTGGGCTTGGTCACTTTGGAGTTGGAGGGTCCAACCGCCGCGCGCCGGCATCAAGAGAGTGCGCTTGCGCTCGCGCAACAGGTCAGGGACAGCAATCTGGAAGCGAAGGTTCTAAACAACCTTGCCATCTCTGTCGGTGTTTCGCAGGGAGATTATCACGCCGCGCGCGAGTATTTCCAGTTATCGTTGGCGATCTTTAATGAACACGGCAACCAGCGCGGCAAGGGGCTGATCCTTGCCAATTTGGGCTGGCTTTCAGGGCTTCTGGGGGATTATCTCTCGGCAATGACCTATTACGAGCAGGCGTTGAAGATCGCGCGTGAACTGGGTCAGCGGCTGGAGGAGATGTACACCTACGTCAACTTGAGCACGGCGGCGTACGGGCAAGGCAGCGCAGCAGAGGCGCTCAAATGGGCGGAAAAGGCGCGGGAACTGGCAGTCGCTGCCAATGACCGCATTGCGGAGGGCTGGGCTTGCTTCAACACAGGCTACGCCCGCCTGCTGGCGCGTCAATACGACCTTGCGGCGGAATCTTTCCTGAAAAGCATTGAGATCCGGACGGAAATGAACGCCGCCATGCTGCTCGTCGAATCACGTGCCGGGTTGTGTGAAGCATATCTGGGATTGGATGACCAGGCTGCGGCGGGGAGAGAAGCGGAGCACGTCTTCCTGCAAATGGGAACAGACCCATCCTTTGAGGGCGCGGAGGAGCCGCTGCGGATCTACCTTTCCCTGCTGACGTTCCTCGAGAAAACAAAAGACCCGCGCGCCACAGTTGTTTTGCAAAATGCAATGGAACTGATGAACGGGCAGGTCTCGAAACTGCGCTCGGACGATGCGCGGCGGATGTTCGTGGAGGATGTCCCCTGGCGGCGCGCGCTGCATGCAAGAGCGGCGGTGTAG